GGTGTCCTGCGTGGCCGTGACCGCCGTCGGTGGCATCCTCTCCAACCCGCTCTTCACCTGGGCGAGCGGTGCCGTTGCAGGCACCCCGATGCTGCAGAAAGCACTCGCCTCGGCCGCCGGCCTCCCGGTTGACTGATGGCCGGAGCGGTCGTCGCCGAACTCGATCACATCCGCAAGACCTACGGCAGCGGAGACACCACGGTTGTCGCCCTCGATGACCTGACCATGAGTGTGCGGCGCGGCGAATATGTCGCCGTGATGGGCACCTCGGGTTCAGGCAAGAGCACGGCCATGAACATCCTGGGCTGCCTGGATCGCCCCAGCAGTGGCAGCTATCGCCTGAACGGCACCGCCGTCGAGCAGCTCACGGACGATCAGCTCGCCGATCTGCGCAACCGCGAACTGGGATTCATCTTTCAGCAGTTTCATCTCCTTCAGGAGCTCACCGCCCTGGAAAACGTGATGCTGCCGATGGTCTACGCCGGGGTTCCCGCCGAGGAGCGCGAGGAACGCGGCATCCGCTCGCTCCAGCGCATCGGCCTTGGCGAGCGGCTCCACAACAAGCCCAACCAACTCTCCGGCGGTCAGCAACAGCGGGTCGCCTTGGCGCGGGCGATCATCAACCAACCCAACCTGCTGCTGGCGGACGAACCCACAGGGGCCCTGGATTCCCGCACCACCGCCGAGGTTTTGGACCTCTTTGATGAGCTACACCGGCAGCAGGGCATGACGATCGTG
This DNA window, taken from Synechococcus sp. LTW-R, encodes the following:
- a CDS encoding ABC transporter ATP-binding protein; translated protein: MAGAVVAELDHIRKTYGSGDTTVVALDDLTMSVRRGEYVAVMGTSGSGKSTAMNILGCLDRPSSGSYRLNGTAVEQLTDDQLADLRNRELGFIFQQFHLLQELTALENVMLPMVYAGVPAEEREERGIRSLQRIGLGERLHNKPNQLSGGQQQRVALARAIINQPNLLLADEPTGALDSRTTAEVLDLFDELHRQQGMTIVLVTHEHDVAARAQRVVHFHDGRLVSSGAGSQV